The DNA window ATGTGGTCACACTGGTAGGCAATTTGagcttaattaatttaatttgccTGAATTCACACCttcacacacccatgtacttttTTCTCTTCAATCTGTCCTTTATTGATCTCTGTTATTCATTTGTCTTTACCCCAAAAATGCTGATAAGCTTCATTTCAGAGAAGAATATCATCTCCTTTATGGGATGCATGACTCagctatttttcttctgcttttttgtcAACTCTGAGTGCTACGTGCTGACAGCCATGGCCTAtgatcgctatgtggccatctgtaaaCCTCTGCTCTACACTGTTACCATGTCCCCTCAGGTCTGTTCTCTGCTGATGTCTGGTTCATATGTGATGGGTTTTGCTGGTGCCATGGTCCACACAGGGTGCATGATCAGGCtgatcttttgtgattccaatGTCATTGACCATTACATGTGTGAcatcttccccctcctccagctctcctGCAGCAGCACCTATGCCAGTGAGCTGGTGACCTCTGTTATCGTGGGCTTAGTTGTCATTATATCTAGCCTCgttatctttatttcttatttttttattcttttcaatatcCTTCACATCCCATCAGCTCAGGGTTGGTCCAAAGCCTTCAACACCTGTGGCTCCCACATGGTAACTGTTGGCCTGTTCTATGGATTTGGGTTGCTCACTCATGTCAAGCCATCATCTCCTGGGTCTGTGAGCCAAGGGAaatttttctcagtgttttacACCAATGTGGTGCCCATGCTCAACCCTTTCATTTATAGCCTGAGGAACAAAGATATCAAACTTGCTCTGAAGAAAACCCTGAAGAGAATTACAAACTGAGTAGAATCATCTATACCTCCTTTACTATGTCTTATTGTCTGCTCTCTGGTCTTCCTCAtcctcttcttattcttttttccttctccttacCTTTCTAAAGTCTTCTGGGCAGGATTTCTACTTtagtttccctttcttcctcttgtcACATAATG is part of the Suricata suricatta isolate VVHF042 chromosome 11, meerkat_22Aug2017_6uvM2_HiC, whole genome shotgun sequence genome and encodes:
- the LOC115271821 gene encoding olfactory receptor 143-like — its product is MAVENDSSVTEFILMGLTDQPEFQLPLFFLFLVNYVVTLVGNLSLINLICLNSHLHTPMYFFLFNLSFIDLCYSFVFTPKMLISFISEKNIISFMGCMTQLFFFCFFVNSECYVLTAMAYDRYVAICKPLLYTVTMSPQVCSLLMSGSYVMGFAGAMVHTGCMIRLIFCDSNVIDHYMCDIFPLLQLSCSSTYASELVTSVIVGLVVIISSLVIFISYFFILFNILHIPSAQGWSKAFNTCGSHMVTVGLFYGFGLLTHVKPSSPGSVSQGKFFSVFYTNVVPMLNPFIYSLRNKDIKLALKKTLKRITN